The Miltoncostaea oceani genome includes a region encoding these proteins:
- a CDS encoding IS3 family transposase (programmed frameshift), protein MEQRERRARREFSEEFKARTVELIESSGKSIGAVCRELDLSETAVRRWVKQAQIDQGTAPGLTSDERAELARLRRENKVLREEREILKKAGGLLRHGDDAVSLYRFIAAEKAAHGVSTLCRTLGVSRSGFYSWAARPPSSRRREDEQLLERLRAVHRMSRGTYGAARIHAELRADGHRHGRKRIARLMREAGIEGTHRRRFQRTTERDPLRAPAADLVERRFLAECPNALWVADITYVRTWAGWLYVAVVVDAYSRRVVGWSMREDLRAELVVDAIQMALWRRQVEPGQLVHHSDRGSQYTSFACGRALREAGIAQSMGSRGDAYDNALAESFMSTLKTELIDRRSWPTRQQARTAIYDYIESWYNPRRRHSGLGYLSPAEFEAQHHRRQESAA, encoded by the exons ATGGAGCAGCGGGAGCGACGGGCACGGCGGGAGTTCAGTGAGGAGTTCAAGGCCCGCACGGTCGAGTTGATCGAGTCCTCGGGGAAGTCCATTGGGGCGGTCTGTCGAGAGCTCGACCTCAGCGAGACGGCGGTACGCCGGTGGGTCAAGCAGGCGCAGATCGACCAGGGCACGGCGCCGGGGCTCACCAGCGACGAACGCGCCGAGCTCGCCCGGCTTCGGCGTGAGAACAAGGTGTTGCGTGAGGAGCGGGAGATCCTGAAAAAAGCCG GCGGCCTTCTTCGCCACGGAGACGACGCGGTGAGCCTCTACCGGTTCATCGCCGCCGAGAAGGCCGCACACGGGGTCTCCACCCTCTGCAGGACGCTCGGCGTCTCACGCTCGGGCTTCTACTCGTGGGCCGCCCGACCACCGTCGAGCCGCCGGCGCGAGGATGAACAGCTCCTCGAGCGGCTCCGCGCGGTGCATCGGATGAGCCGCGGCACCTACGGCGCCGCCCGCATCCACGCCGAACTGCGTGCTGACGGCCACCGCCACGGCCGTAAGCGGATCGCCCGGTTGATGCGCGAGGCGGGGATCGAGGGCACCCACCGGCGCCGCTTCCAGCGCACCACCGAGCGCGACCCGCTGCGGGCCCCGGCCGCGGATCTGGTGGAGCGACGCTTCCTCGCCGAGTGCCCGAACGCGTTGTGGGTGGCTGACATCACCTACGTGCGGACCTGGGCGGGGTGGCTCTATGTCGCGGTGGTCGTCGATGCCTACAGCCGCCGCGTCGTCGGCTGGTCGATGCGCGAGGACCTGCGGGCCGAACTGGTCGTCGATGCGATCCAGATGGCGCTGTGGCGGCGCCAGGTGGAGCCCGGCCAGCTGGTGCACCACAGCGACCGGGGATCCCAGTACACGAGCTTCGCCTGCGGACGCGCCCTGCGCGAGGCGGGGATCGCCCAGTCGATGGGCTCACGTGGCGATGCCTATGACAACGCCCTCGCCGAGTCGTTCATGTCGACCCTCAAGACCGAGCTGATCGACCGACGCTCCTGGCCGACCCGCCAGCAGGCGCGGACCGCGATCTACGACTACATCGAGAGTTGGTACAACCCACGCCGCCGGCACTCGGGCCTCGGTTACCTCAGCCCCGCCGAGTTCGAGGCACAGCACCACCGCCGGCAGGAGTCGGCGGCCTAG
- a CDS encoding flagellar brake protein, producing the protein MTPVPAESGAPLPERGDRVMLDGLPGGPWPTVVDAHREDVLSLAAPRLGGRVVRLPLRRPFLVAYAHREVPCEVDAVLVDGPADDGPAVYLAQVTGATRRLQRRTAVRVPVHLMAHASIGDDFDNAPVGAVTENLSAGGALLRSGRPIEQGEAVRVSVRCGGEAGTFDVEGRVVRCDRTPGDQRPWRVAIAFLDMEPADTDRLVRFVFERQRELRARDSGIA; encoded by the coding sequence GTGACCCCCGTCCCCGCCGAATCCGGCGCGCCGCTCCCCGAGCGCGGGGACCGCGTGATGCTGGACGGCCTCCCCGGCGGCCCCTGGCCGACGGTGGTGGACGCCCACCGCGAGGACGTGCTGTCGCTCGCCGCGCCCCGCCTCGGCGGCCGCGTCGTGCGGCTGCCCCTGCGCCGGCCGTTCCTCGTCGCGTACGCCCACCGCGAGGTGCCGTGCGAGGTCGACGCGGTCCTGGTGGACGGGCCGGCCGACGACGGCCCCGCCGTCTACCTGGCCCAGGTCACGGGCGCGACCCGGCGGCTCCAGCGCCGCACCGCGGTGCGCGTGCCGGTGCACCTGATGGCGCACGCCAGCATCGGCGACGACTTCGACAACGCCCCCGTCGGCGCGGTCACCGAGAACCTGTCGGCGGGCGGGGCGCTCCTGCGCTCCGGGCGGCCGATCGAGCAGGGCGAGGCGGTGCGCGTGAGCGTGCGCTGCGGCGGCGAGGCCGGGACGTTCGACGTCGAGGGCCGGGTCGTGCGGTGCGACCGCACCCCCGGCGACCAACGCCCCTGGCGCGTGGCGATCGCCTTCCTCGACATGGAGCCCGCCGACACGGACCGCCTCGTGCGCTTCGTGTTCGAGCGCCAGCGCGAGCTGCGCGCGCGCGACAGCGGGATCGCCTGA
- a CDS encoding LuxR C-terminal-related transcriptional regulator, producing MAEHDGATPWPITGRQDELGIIAAALTRASGGVIVSGPAGVGKTRLAAEAARIARSRGLVVGWVRATASSRAIPLGAVAALLDASETAGEGVDLLGRVRRSLAARAAGRRMLLCVDDGHLLDEASAALVHLLVVTGDALVVMTVRAGHAMPDALQALGKDEHCVVVDLEELTPVAMARLLEDVLAAPVDGRSREALWALTRGNPLFLREVVRLGRTDGTLARDDGVWRWRGRLSPGARLADVVGVRVDGLTPVERTVLELVAVAGQLGVDALAPAEADALSRLEDAGLVSRRRDERRSLVEVAHPLHAEAVVAQMAGGRRDALHARLAEDVESRGARRGGDQLRVAVWRLEAGGGGSTLFQQAAAQALAALDPALAERLARAAIRRDGGFGAHLLLGRALAAQGMADESADLLARLIDDAPGDDGRVAAAIGAAGNLFWARGGPDEAGALLEAVGRRVASRSARDRIEAEQVRLLAASGRPAEALATAGPLLARRGVADVVRVRAATGAAEALLTCGRISRALEVVDENLPAARGERHELPQAEVVLLGLRGLALRHAGRLVEATRSSEALYRSMLGRGSALPSAVEGISLASIWLARGRVGTASRLFRESAVLLRDADAVGMRAVALAGVAQAAAQGGDTLASRDAVAELDDTLLGHRAFSVELDLARAWSAASDGERTRAGAILTAAAAEARAGGRSVHAVQALHALARLGGAASAAPDLAVLAEGVEGPFAATAAAHAAALARGDADGLEAVAESLAGIGSVLVSAETWLAAAAAHSRDGREARARAAATRGAHLLRRCEGAAPPTLPDAPAEDLTRREHEIAVLAAAGLSSREIAGRLVISVRTVDNHLLRVYRKLGVSGRRALADLLRERD from the coding sequence ATGGCGGAACACGACGGGGCGACGCCGTGGCCGATCACCGGCCGGCAGGACGAACTCGGGATCATCGCGGCGGCCCTGACGCGGGCGTCCGGCGGCGTCATCGTCAGCGGCCCGGCGGGGGTGGGGAAGACCCGGCTGGCGGCCGAGGCCGCGCGGATCGCCCGGTCGCGGGGGCTGGTCGTCGGATGGGTGCGCGCGACGGCGTCCAGTCGCGCGATCCCGCTCGGGGCGGTCGCCGCCCTGCTCGACGCCAGCGAGACGGCGGGCGAGGGCGTCGATCTCCTGGGTCGCGTGCGCCGGTCCCTCGCGGCCCGCGCCGCCGGGCGCCGCATGCTGCTGTGCGTCGATGACGGCCATCTCCTGGACGAGGCCTCCGCCGCCCTCGTCCACCTGCTGGTCGTCACCGGCGACGCGCTCGTCGTCATGACGGTACGGGCGGGTCACGCCATGCCGGACGCCCTGCAGGCACTCGGGAAGGACGAGCACTGCGTCGTCGTCGATCTCGAGGAGCTGACGCCGGTCGCGATGGCGCGTCTGCTGGAGGATGTGCTCGCCGCGCCGGTGGACGGTCGCAGCAGGGAGGCGCTCTGGGCCCTCACCCGCGGGAACCCCCTGTTCCTGCGCGAGGTCGTCCGGCTCGGCCGCACCGACGGCACCCTCGCCCGCGACGACGGGGTGTGGCGGTGGAGGGGACGGCTGAGCCCGGGCGCACGCCTCGCCGACGTCGTGGGCGTACGGGTCGACGGCCTGACGCCCGTGGAGCGGACCGTGCTGGAACTGGTCGCGGTCGCGGGGCAGCTCGGCGTGGATGCGCTCGCGCCCGCGGAGGCGGACGCGCTGTCGCGCCTGGAGGACGCCGGCCTGGTCTCGCGCCGGCGCGACGAACGACGGAGTCTCGTCGAGGTCGCGCACCCCCTCCATGCGGAGGCCGTCGTCGCGCAGATGGCGGGTGGCCGCCGGGACGCCCTCCACGCCCGGCTCGCGGAGGACGTCGAGTCCCGCGGGGCCCGGCGCGGCGGCGACCAGCTCCGGGTGGCGGTCTGGAGGCTCGAGGCGGGCGGCGGGGGGAGCACGCTGTTCCAGCAGGCCGCCGCGCAGGCCCTGGCCGCCCTGGACCCCGCCCTCGCGGAGCGCCTGGCGCGTGCCGCGATCCGCCGCGACGGGGGTTTCGGCGCGCACCTGCTGCTCGGGCGCGCGCTCGCCGCGCAGGGGATGGCCGACGAGTCGGCGGACCTCCTCGCGCGCCTCATCGACGATGCGCCCGGCGACGATGGCCGGGTGGCGGCCGCGATCGGCGCGGCCGGCAACCTGTTCTGGGCCCGGGGCGGACCCGACGAGGCGGGGGCGCTGCTGGAGGCCGTCGGCCGCCGCGTGGCCTCCCGGTCGGCACGGGACCGCATCGAGGCGGAGCAGGTGCGCCTGCTGGCCGCGTCAGGTCGTCCGGCCGAGGCCCTCGCCACCGCCGGGCCGCTGTTGGCGCGCCGGGGCGTTGCGGACGTCGTGCGTGTGCGGGCGGCGACGGGGGCCGCCGAGGCACTGCTGACCTGCGGGCGGATCTCGCGCGCGCTGGAGGTGGTGGACGAAAACCTGCCGGCCGCCCGGGGGGAACGGCACGAGCTGCCGCAGGCCGAGGTGGTGCTCCTCGGCCTGCGGGGCCTCGCCCTCCGGCACGCCGGCCGCCTGGTGGAGGCGACGCGATCCTCGGAGGCCCTCTACCGGTCGATGCTCGGGCGCGGTTCGGCCCTGCCGTCGGCGGTCGAGGGCATCTCCCTCGCGTCCATCTGGCTCGCGCGCGGCCGCGTCGGGACGGCGTCACGGCTCTTCCGGGAGAGCGCCGTGCTGCTCCGGGACGCGGATGCGGTGGGGATGCGCGCGGTCGCGTTGGCCGGCGTCGCCCAGGCGGCCGCCCAGGGGGGCGACACGCTCGCATCACGCGACGCCGTCGCCGAACTGGACGACACCCTCCTCGGGCACCGGGCGTTCTCCGTCGAACTCGACCTCGCGCGCGCCTGGAGCGCCGCCTCGGACGGCGAGCGCACGCGGGCCGGCGCCATCCTCACGGCGGCCGCGGCCGAGGCGCGGGCGGGCGGCCGGAGCGTCCACGCCGTCCAGGCCCTCCACGCGCTCGCGCGCCTGGGCGGCGCCGCCTCGGCGGCACCGGACCTCGCCGTCCTCGCCGAGGGCGTCGAGGGCCCGTTCGCCGCGACGGCGGCGGCGCACGCGGCGGCGCTCGCCCGCGGGGACGCCGACGGCCTCGAGGCGGTCGCGGAGAGTCTCGCCGGGATCGGTTCGGTGCTGGTCTCCGCCGAGACCTGGCTCGCCGCCGCCGCGGCGCACTCCCGTGACGGACGCGAGGCGCGGGCACGGGCCGCGGCCACCCGCGGCGCCCACCTGCTGCGACGCTGCGAGGGCGCCGCCCCCCCGACGCTTCCGGACGCGCCGGCCGAGGACCTGACCCGCCGCGAGCACGAGATCGCCGTGCTCGCCGCCGCCGGTCTCAGCAGTCGCGAGATCGCCGGGCGCCTGGTGATCTCGGTGCGCACCGTGGACAACCACCTGCTGCGGGTCTATCGCAAGCTCGGAGTGTCGGGACGCCGGGCGCTGGCGGACCTGCTCCGCGAGCGCGACTGA
- a CDS encoding FAD-dependent monooxygenase has product MTETPWRAGGGRATIPREVPVLVVGAGPAGAVAALTLARHGVGCLLVDRRRVLSPLPRATGLSLRSMELARSWGLEEHLLAGAPEIDWTAWMGRVLSEPSSGVEFPAGQPTRAQSALLSPCAPACVAQADLERLLVERLGDHDAVTFATGVAVTDVVADDAGVRAELRDRRAGRAVVVRARHLVAADGVRGGLRRSLGIPVQRWDGLGERIGVQFRAPLWSRLGERRHVVYIVTHQDGHGSFIPAGRGDRWVYAREWDPAVEDIGDYRPSRVTALIRAGAGAPDLPVEIERVVSLTYGAHLAAHFRAGPAFLAGDAAHRMTPRGGMGLNAAVQDGHDLGWKLAWVHHGWAGDALLDSYEAERRPVASHLVARSAAPELARDPADELHIDLGGRIAHVWVPTGGGRRSTLDLLTDGLTLFCGPGGPPRGSCPTEPRPVPPVVERRLPLAAARALGIRPGGALLARPDGRPVAILPPPAHP; this is encoded by the coding sequence ATGACGGAGACGCCGTGGCGAGCCGGGGGCGGCCGAGCGACGATCCCGCGGGAGGTCCCGGTACTCGTCGTGGGGGCCGGCCCCGCGGGGGCGGTCGCCGCGCTGACCCTTGCGCGCCACGGCGTCGGCTGCCTGCTGGTGGACCGACGCCGCGTGCTGTCGCCGCTGCCACGCGCCACGGGCCTCAGCCTGAGGTCGATGGAGCTCGCCCGGTCCTGGGGACTCGAGGAGCATCTCCTCGCCGGCGCGCCGGAGATCGACTGGACGGCGTGGATGGGGCGGGTGCTCTCGGAACCGTCCTCAGGGGTGGAGTTCCCGGCCGGACAACCGACGCGCGCCCAGAGCGCGCTGCTCAGCCCGTGCGCGCCGGCGTGCGTGGCGCAGGCCGACCTCGAGCGGCTCCTGGTGGAGCGGCTCGGGGACCACGACGCGGTCACGTTCGCGACCGGCGTCGCGGTGACGGACGTGGTGGCCGACGACGCCGGTGTGCGGGCCGAGCTGCGCGACCGTCGTGCCGGTCGCGCGGTCGTCGTCAGGGCACGCCACCTCGTGGCGGCCGACGGGGTGCGCGGTGGGTTGCGCCGGTCCCTGGGGATCCCGGTGCAACGATGGGACGGCCTGGGCGAGCGTATCGGCGTCCAGTTCCGGGCGCCGCTCTGGAGCCGCCTCGGCGAGCGTCGTCACGTCGTCTACATCGTCACCCACCAGGACGGTCACGGCAGCTTCATCCCGGCCGGGCGCGGGGACCGCTGGGTGTACGCCCGGGAGTGGGACCCCGCCGTCGAGGACATCGGCGACTACCGCCCGAGCCGCGTGACGGCGCTCATCCGCGCCGGTGCCGGGGCGCCGGACCTCCCGGTGGAGATCGAGCGCGTCGTCTCCCTGACGTACGGCGCCCACCTCGCCGCACACTTCCGCGCAGGGCCGGCGTTCCTCGCCGGCGACGCCGCCCATCGCATGACTCCGCGCGGGGGGATGGGCCTCAACGCGGCCGTCCAGGACGGTCACGACCTCGGCTGGAAGCTGGCCTGGGTCCACCATGGATGGGCGGGGGACGCGCTGCTGGACAGCTACGAGGCCGAGCGCCGGCCCGTCGCATCCCACCTCGTGGCCAGATCGGCGGCGCCCGAGCTGGCGCGGGACCCCGCGGACGAGCTCCACATCGACCTGGGCGGGCGGATCGCCCACGTCTGGGTGCCGACGGGCGGCGGTCGCCGTTCGACGCTCGACCTGCTGACGGACGGCCTCACGCTCTTCTGCGGTCCGGGAGGTCCGCCCCGGGGATCCTGTCCCACGGAACCCAGGCCCGTGCCGCCGGTCGTGGAACGGCGACTGCCCTTGGCGGCCGCCCGTGCCCTGGGCATCCGCCCGGGGGGAGCCCTCCTGGCGCGCCCCGACGGACGACCTGTCGCGATCCTCCCCCCGCCGGCCCATCCCTGA
- a CDS encoding IS110 family transposase, whose protein sequence is MAIVAEDFAHVVGVDTHSQTHAAALVDRTGSLRAEFAATTDPPGLERLIDAVRAAAPGPRLWAIEQTGSYGAGLTALLVALGEAVVEIDRPSRPARRRGKDDGLDALRAAREALSRAHLASPRARGVREALRVLLATRRASIAARTAAINQLRALVVTSPSVLRESLRGLTRAELIRTCSRLHLMQRHDEERRAAVLALRATAQRIDHLTGESAVLEAELARLVRAICPALLELPGLGVITASQLLVSWSHPGRIRSEAAFAALAGVAPIPASSGQVSRHRLSRQGDRQLNRALHNIVLVRMRHDEATRAYVSRRSAEGRSLREIQRCLKRTVARQLFRFLERSARLAS, encoded by the coding sequence ATGGCCATCGTGGCAGAGGACTTCGCCCACGTCGTAGGTGTCGACACCCATTCCCAGACTCATGCGGCCGCCCTCGTCGACCGCACGGGCAGCTTGCGCGCCGAGTTCGCGGCGACGACCGACCCGCCAGGGCTCGAGCGGCTGATCGACGCTGTCAGGGCCGCCGCCCCTGGGCCGCGCCTATGGGCGATCGAGCAAACAGGCAGCTACGGAGCGGGCCTCACGGCGCTGTTGGTGGCCCTCGGTGAGGCGGTCGTCGAGATCGACCGCCCCTCGCGTCCGGCGCGCCGACGCGGCAAGGATGACGGCCTTGACGCCCTTCGCGCGGCGCGCGAGGCGCTCAGCCGAGCCCATCTGGCAAGCCCGCGGGCGCGTGGCGTTCGCGAGGCGCTGCGTGTCCTGCTGGCCACCCGCAGGGCGAGCATCGCCGCACGCACGGCCGCCATCAATCAGCTGAGGGCGCTCGTCGTCACCTCGCCGAGCGTCTTGCGCGAATCGCTGCGCGGTCTCACACGAGCCGAGCTCATCCGCACCTGCTCTCGCCTGCACCTGATGCAGCGCCACGACGAGGAACGACGAGCCGCGGTTCTTGCGCTGCGGGCGACCGCGCAGCGCATCGATCACCTCACCGGTGAATCCGCTGTGCTTGAGGCCGAACTCGCGCGGCTTGTCCGCGCGATCTGCCCCGCCCTGCTCGAACTGCCCGGGCTCGGCGTCATCACCGCGAGCCAGCTGCTTGTGAGCTGGTCGCACCCTGGACGAATCCGCAGCGAGGCGGCGTTCGCCGCGCTGGCTGGTGTGGCGCCCATCCCGGCGTCCTCCGGCCAGGTCAGCCGGCACCGGCTCTCACGCCAGGGCGATCGCCAGCTCAATCGAGCCCTGCACAACATCGTGCTGGTGCGTATGCGCCACGACGAGGCGACCCGTGCCTACGTCTCCCGCCGCAGCGCCGAGGGGCGCAGCCTGCGCGAGATCCAACGCTGCCTCAAACGCACCGTCGCTCGCCAGCTCTTCCGCTTCCTCGAGAGGAGCGCCCGATTAGCTTCTTGA
- a CDS encoding L,D-transpeptidase family protein: MTIAGIPVGGATVAAARAAVIQQHVVPRRAPLLVTFRGRNLKVEPVKVGYAAKVDYAIKVALLYGRSKPLPPEGVVDVPLAATVNKKKLRAVLALRAAKNDLSAVDAAVSLKGVRPVIRKPRVGIAIDVPKATTQIAAAIVTRDRPAYALASRRVAPARTSVGAFVVIDRGNFRLTWYKGTRKLSFPIAVGQPAYPTPSGDFQVIQKQVNPTWFPPSSPWAEGLGPVPPGVSNPLGTRWIGTSAPAIGMHGTPSPGSIGTRASHGCIRMYISDVEKLYPLVEIGTPVFIR; this comes from the coding sequence GTGACGATCGCCGGGATCCCCGTCGGCGGCGCCACCGTGGCCGCCGCCCGCGCCGCCGTCATCCAGCAGCACGTCGTGCCGCGCCGCGCGCCCCTGCTCGTCACCTTCCGCGGGCGCAACCTGAAGGTCGAGCCGGTGAAGGTCGGGTACGCCGCGAAGGTGGACTACGCGATCAAGGTCGCGCTGCTCTACGGCCGGTCGAAGCCGCTCCCGCCGGAGGGCGTCGTGGACGTGCCGCTCGCGGCGACCGTCAACAAGAAGAAGCTGCGCGCGGTCCTGGCGCTGCGCGCCGCGAAGAACGACCTGTCCGCCGTGGACGCCGCCGTCTCCCTGAAGGGCGTCCGCCCGGTCATCCGCAAGCCGCGGGTGGGCATCGCCATCGACGTGCCGAAGGCGACCACGCAGATCGCCGCGGCGATCGTGACCCGCGACCGCCCCGCCTACGCGCTGGCGTCGCGCCGCGTCGCCCCCGCCCGCACCTCGGTCGGCGCGTTCGTGGTGATCGACCGGGGCAACTTCCGGCTCACCTGGTACAAGGGCACGCGCAAGCTGAGCTTCCCGATCGCGGTCGGCCAGCCCGCCTACCCGACGCCCTCGGGCGACTTCCAGGTGATCCAGAAGCAGGTGAACCCGACGTGGTTCCCGCCGAGCTCCCCGTGGGCCGAGGGCCTCGGCCCCGTCCCGCCCGGCGTGAGCAACCCGCTCGGCACCCGGTGGATCGGGACGTCCGCCCCGGCGATCGGCATGCACGGCACGCCGTCACCCGGGTCGATCGGCACCCGCGCCTCCCACGGCTGCATCCGGATGTACATCTCGGACGTCGAGAAGCTCTACCCGCTCGTGGAGATCGGGACGCCGGTCTTCATCCGCTGA
- a CDS encoding leucine zipper domain-containing protein, translated as MAHANARLTVHGRMLLVQRVVAGHRPADAAHQLGCSRATAYKWLRRFREEGPSGLADRPSRPHRCPHRTPQATVRRILWARATHRRGADWIGAELGVAASTVGRVIARHRMPLLRDLDALTGEPVRQGPVSRVRYERERPGELIHIDVKKLGRIREGGGWRAVGRAAAPSARGTLGYDYVHSAVDDHSRLAYSEIHPDERGVTCAGFLTRAAAFFNSHGITRIEAVMSDNAFSYRLSRDFQAALAGLGARHILIWSRPALADSFPRPPTPAGGGAVPRTRRG; from the coding sequence ATGGCTCACGCTAACGCCCGCCTCACCGTCCACGGAAGGATGCTGCTGGTTCAGCGGGTGGTGGCCGGCCACCGGCCAGCCGATGCCGCCCACCAACTCGGATGCTCACGCGCCACCGCCTACAAGTGGCTGCGCCGCTTCCGTGAGGAGGGCCCCTCGGGCCTGGCCGACCGACCGAGCCGGCCGCATCGCTGCCCGCACCGCACCCCCCAAGCCACCGTGAGGCGCATCCTGTGGGCCCGGGCCACCCACCGCCGTGGCGCCGACTGGATCGGCGCTGAGCTCGGGGTGGCGGCCTCGACGGTGGGCCGGGTGATCGCCCGCCACCGCATGCCCCTCCTGCGCGACCTGGACGCCCTCACCGGGGAGCCCGTGCGCCAGGGGCCGGTCAGCCGGGTGCGCTACGAACGCGAACGGCCCGGTGAGCTGATCCACATCGACGTCAAGAAGCTCGGGCGGATCCGGGAAGGCGGAGGCTGGCGGGCCGTTGGCCGGGCGGCGGCACCCTCGGCGCGGGGGACCCTGGGTTACGACTACGTCCACTCCGCCGTCGATGACCACTCACGGCTCGCCTACTCAGAGATCCACCCCGACGAGCGCGGAGTCACCTGCGCGGGGTTCCTCACCCGCGCCGCCGCCTTCTTCAACTCCCACGGCATCACCCGGATCGAGGCGGTGATGAGCGACAACGCCTTCTCGTACAGGCTCTCACGGGACTTCCAGGCCGCCCTCGCCGGCCTCGGCGCCCGCCACATCCTCATCTGGAGTCGCCCCGCTTTGGCGGACAGTTTTCCTAGGCCGCCGACTCCTGCCGGCGGTGGTGCTGTGCCTCGAACTCGGCGGGGCTGA
- a CDS encoding alpha/beta fold hydrolase, with translation MPRPRTALVAVLLALPMALTACGGSAHREVPTARSTNLAVAGTTLHVEERGDGPPLLLIHGAGEDAGMLSAQADALAAAGYRVISYDRRGTGGSGRDGWPGNGADQHADDAAALLEALDARPATVLGLSSGGVVALALAARHPGAVHRVLAWEPPASGVLPGAAAANAAILEPVEAHLRRHPGDYPGAQAILLTYILGFPVTVDDPAFAAARANAEAMVRDDPSITLRPFTAAELRAAPVTVAVGDAPNELVGAAVARLAELGAGAPTVVEGAPHEVHLSDPSVLAALVGPPPGR, from the coding sequence ATGCCCCGCCCTCGCACGGCGCTCGTCGCCGTGTTGCTCGCCCTGCCCATGGCGCTCACCGCCTGCGGCGGCTCCGCCCATCGGGAGGTCCCGACGGCACGGTCCACGAACCTGGCCGTCGCCGGCACGACCCTGCACGTCGAGGAACGGGGGGACGGTCCGCCCCTGCTCCTGATCCACGGGGCCGGGGAGGACGCGGGCATGCTGTCCGCGCAGGCGGACGCCCTCGCCGCCGCCGGCTATCGGGTGATCAGCTACGACCGCCGCGGCACCGGCGGTTCCGGACGCGACGGCTGGCCCGGCAACGGCGCCGACCAGCACGCCGATGACGCCGCTGCCCTGCTCGAGGCCCTCGACGCGAGGCCCGCGACGGTCCTGGGGCTCAGCTCCGGCGGGGTGGTCGCCCTCGCGCTCGCCGCGCGCCACCCCGGTGCGGTCCATCGGGTGCTCGCCTGGGAGCCGCCCGCCTCCGGCGTGCTCCCCGGCGCCGCCGCCGCCAACGCCGCGATCCTCGAGCCGGTCGAGGCGCACCTGCGGCGCCACCCAGGCGACTACCCGGGTGCCCAGGCGATCCTGCTGACGTACATCCTCGGGTTCCCCGTGACCGTGGACGACCCCGCGTTCGCCGCCGCCCGCGCCAACGCCGAGGCCATGGTCAGGGACGATCCGTCGATCACCCTGCGACCGTTCACCGCGGCCGAGCTGCGGGCGGCACCCGTCACTGTCGCCGTCGGCGACGCGCCGAACGAACTGGTCGGCGCGGCGGTCGCCCGCCTCGCCGAGCTCGGCGCCGGCGCCCCGACCGTGGTCGAGGGCGCCCCCCACGAGGTCCATCTCTCGGACCCCTCGGTGCTCGCCGCCCTGGTGGGCCCGCCCCCGGGCCGATGA
- a CDS encoding SAM-dependent methyltransferase, which yields MSSHDPSDDAVPADWYTEFFTELPNEFWRRAVPADATASELDFIEDRLALRPGSRVLDVPCGSGRHTLALSARGHDVVGVDISEEAVHHARAAARTAGLRPEVVVAEMREIPRDGSFDAAVCMGNSLGYLALDGLVEFLSALGAAIRPGGGLVIDYSAAAESVLPGFIDGRPRDIAAGDIVVSGSNAYDVAGSRLLSRYVFVRGAQRLEATALHHVYTIAHLRRLLADSGFTRIEHHAGPDGSPFAVGDGRLLLTAHRTAA from the coding sequence ATGAGCAGTCACGACCCCAGCGACGACGCCGTCCCGGCGGACTGGTACACGGAGTTCTTCACCGAGCTGCCGAACGAGTTCTGGCGGCGCGCCGTCCCGGCGGACGCGACCGCCTCCGAGCTGGACTTCATCGAGGACCGCCTCGCCCTGCGGCCGGGGTCGCGGGTGCTGGACGTGCCCTGCGGTAGTGGCCGGCACACTCTCGCGCTATCCGCCCGCGGCCACGACGTCGTCGGCGTGGACATCTCCGAGGAGGCCGTCCACCACGCACGGGCGGCGGCGCGCACGGCGGGCCTGCGGCCCGAGGTGGTCGTCGCCGAGATGCGCGAGATCCCACGCGACGGCTCGTTCGACGCCGCCGTCTGCATGGGCAACAGCCTCGGCTACCTGGCGCTCGACGGCCTCGTGGAGTTCCTGTCGGCGCTCGGCGCGGCCATCCGGCCGGGGGGCGGTCTCGTCATCGACTACTCCGCCGCCGCCGAGTCGGTGCTCCCCGGCTTCATCGACGGGCGCCCCCGCGACATCGCCGCCGGGGACATCGTGGTCTCGGGATCCAACGCCTACGACGTCGCGGGGAGCCGCCTGCTCAGCCGGTACGTGTTCGTCCGCGGCGCGCAGCGGCTCGAGGCCACGGCCCTCCATCACGTCTACACCATCGCGCACCTGCGCCGACTGCTCGCGGACAGCGGGTTCACGCGCATCGAGCACCACGCCGGGCCGGACGGTTCGCCGTTCGCCGTCGGCGACGGCCGCCTTCTCCTCACCGCCCACCGCACCGCCGCCTAG